In Mycoplasmopsis cynos, the following are encoded in one genomic region:
- a CDS encoding phospholipase D-like domain-containing protein → MKKVFSIKKIIFLIIQTIIAGGIIFGIVFSTLFFNNLFIWLLLIGLYLSNVIIILIIYSQNRNNQAKFSWIYLIVIIPVFGHILFFLFGLVGKKKLERKLDLLPEYKISYYLDKIPAAKNEDKSLLIKKVQNGKKTLSYDAKISVENEGYRFYQKLIIALKNAKKSIFIVSYIIKNSEIATEIINILKEKQAQGVEVKWLIDDFGAIGKQRKYLKNLIKITSIKIKMIGKIYYPFINHSSFSRNHQKFFLIDSEKVFSGGNNISDEYASLAPKYGHWIDLNYEIEGPYVNEYILLFIKLWRLISNEKLDIQKYLNFEQKKLEYNASGILIANSPSYGHSKIEDFFLLALSNAKKSIKIATPYFAITNSLEKQLIIALKSGVEVTIYFPGLPDKKFVYKVGLNQLNKFIQFGLKVKIYDDHFLHSKMGVIDDEIAWVGTNNLDPRSMFSQYETVDILDGKIVEKINSIFNEYNKHCSNFHKKTNEERNYNKFENFFYDWIKTLI, encoded by the coding sequence ATGAAAAAAGTTTTTTCAATAAAAAAAATAATCTTTTTAATAATTCAAACAATTATTGCTGGCGGTATTATCTTCGGAATTGTTTTTTCTACTTTATTTTTCAATAATTTATTTATTTGACTATTGTTAATTGGTCTATACTTATCAAATGTGATTATTATTTTAATTATATATAGTCAAAATAGAAATAATCAAGCTAAATTTAGCTGGATATATTTAATTGTCATAATCCCGGTTTTTGGTCATATTCTCTTTTTCTTATTTGGCCTAGTCGGAAAGAAAAAACTTGAAAGAAAACTAGATTTACTACCTGAATATAAAATATCGTATTATTTAGACAAAATCCCAGCAGCAAAAAATGAAGATAAATCACTTTTAATTAAAAAAGTTCAAAACGGAAAAAAAACTTTATCATATGATGCTAAAATTTCAGTAGAAAATGAAGGATATCGTTTTTATCAAAAATTAATAATTGCTTTAAAAAATGCTAAAAAAAGTATTTTTATTGTTTCGTATATCATTAAAAATAGTGAAATAGCTACTGAAATAATTAATATTCTCAAGGAAAAACAAGCGCAAGGTGTTGAAGTTAAATGATTAATAGATGATTTTGGAGCAATTGGGAAACAACGTAAATACCTTAAAAACTTAATTAAGATAACTTCAATTAAAATCAAAATGATTGGGAAAATATATTATCCATTCATTAATCACTCATCATTCAGTAGAAACCATCAAAAATTCTTCTTAATTGACTCTGAAAAAGTATTTTCTGGTGGAAATAATATCTCTGATGAATATGCATCGTTAGCTCCTAAATATGGTCATTGAATTGATTTAAACTATGAAATAGAAGGTCCATATGTAAATGAATACATTTTATTATTTATTAAGCTATGAAGATTAATTTCTAATGAAAAACTAGATATTCAAAAATACTTAAACTTCGAACAAAAAAAACTTGAGTATAATGCTAGCGGTATATTAATAGCTAATTCACCATCGTATGGTCATTCAAAAATCGAAGATTTTTTCTTATTGGCTCTATCTAATGCAAAAAAAAGCATTAAAATTGCTACACCTTATTTTGCAATAACTAATTCATTAGAAAAGCAACTAATTATTGCATTAAAAAGTGGAGTAGAAGTAACTATTTACTTTCCAGGTTTACCTGATAAAAAGTTTGTTTATAAAGTTGGTTTAAATCAATTAAATAAATTCATTCAATTTGGTTTAAAAGTCAAAATTTATGATGATCATTTTTTACACTCAAAAATGGGTGTAATTGACGATGAAATCGCATGAGTAGGTACTAATAACCTAGATCCAAGAAGTATGTTTTCGCAATATGAAACCGTTGACATTTTAGATGGTAAAATTGTGGAGAAGATAAACTCTATATTTAATGAATATAATAAACATTGTAGTAATTTTCATAAAAAAACTAATGAAGAAAGAAACTACAATAAATTTGAAAATTTTTTCTACGACTGAATAAAAACATTAATTTAA
- a CDS encoding phosphotransferase yields the protein MEKIKIGFTNESFFTGQTFYQIKKYNGFNHKIDYQILANLDFVPKLISNTKKDIEWEWIDSKEITFTPEQLKEIAHNFLTLHNSGLNFPKSNHAARVKEYRKILKNKNVNIDVLNKYYRRINTILANSENNRPLHNDLYKGNLLLNKKTNKIMFIDWEYASMGDKHFDLAYFICGSFLTKEQEKIFLQAYDSYWHEYLIQQKILVYYLTILWIHSQETIPFSDEYCIKMLEETIKEYDYLKQNNLFRR from the coding sequence ATGGAAAAAATTAAAATTGGATTTACAAATGAAAGTTTTTTCACTGGCCAGACATTTTATCAAATTAAAAAATATAATGGCTTTAACCACAAAATAGATTATCAAATATTAGCTAATCTTGATTTTGTTCCTAAATTGATTTCTAATACTAAAAAAGATATTGAATGAGAATGGATTGATTCAAAGGAAATCACTTTTACGCCTGAACAATTAAAAGAAATAGCACATAATTTTTTGACCTTACATAATTCTGGACTTAATTTTCCAAAATCAAACCATGCCGCAAGGGTGAAAGAATATCGTAAAATTTTAAAGAATAAAAATGTTAATATTGATGTTCTTAATAAATATTATCGTAGAATCAATACTATCTTAGCTAATAGTGAAAATAATAGACCATTACATAATGATTTATATAAGGGTAATTTATTATTAAATAAAAAAACAAATAAAATTATGTTTATAGATTGAGAGTATGCATCAATGGGTGATAAACATTTTGATTTAGCTTATTTTATATGTGGTTCATTTTTAACGAAAGAGCAAGAAAAAATATTTTTACAAGCGTATGATAGTTATTGGCATGAGTATTTAATTCAGCAGAAAATTTTAGTGTATTATTTAACTATTTTATGAATTCATTCACAGGAAACAATTCCTTTTAGCGATGAATATTGCATTAAGATGTTAGAAGAGACTATTAAAGAATATGATTATTTAAAGCAAAATAATTTATTTAGAAGATAA
- a CDS encoding RNA polymerase sigma factor, with the protein MKKEFKPFITFLNKEKKRLKKDFLTQEEVMDALLANSLEVQDEQMDDLLAELIAEKILKNDNDLHDNDDVNFDDFQNEISQSKFTKNNKNFDDDDFGTLEVKSFDELDDNELNLDEDDEDDDYIDEDLENLGNWDDEISSIDKIEPEDKAEEDDEEESRDDEDENIFEEYNDDDDEFNIEDDINFNNPNSSMLLNFDDKKPENLSNKLTETNDIVKWYMRWIGKYGKLLSEEEERELAIKMIKGGFSGKRARDTLINRNLRLVINNAKKYKNRGLSFIDLISEGNAGIMKAVQKYDVSKGYKFSTYATWWIRQAITRAVADQARTIRVPVHMVETINKVSKVERELHQEFGYEPSDDEIANRIGGGFTAEKVRYIRKINTDPISLDKQVGKENDSQFSDFVKDDIIINPVDHSSKEEFSVILREMINWLEPDEKELICKRYGVGEDENGIPYRVHSLEEIAKSRNNVSKERIRQIENKILRKLKNHPKYGPTLKNFA; encoded by the coding sequence ATGAAAAAAGAATTTAAACCTTTTATAACTTTTTTGAACAAAGAAAAAAAGAGACTTAAAAAAGATTTTTTAACTCAAGAAGAAGTTATGGATGCCTTATTAGCAAATTCATTAGAAGTTCAAGATGAGCAAATGGATGATTTATTAGCAGAATTAATTGCAGAAAAGATCTTAAAAAATGATAATGACTTGCACGATAATGATGACGTTAATTTCGATGATTTTCAAAATGAAATTTCACAATCAAAATTTACAAAAAATAATAAAAACTTTGATGATGATGATTTTGGAACTCTAGAAGTTAAAAGTTTTGATGAATTAGATGATAACGAATTAAATCTTGATGAAGATGATGAAGATGATGATTACATTGATGAAGATCTCGAAAATCTTGGAAATTGAGATGATGAAATATCATCAATAGATAAAATCGAACCAGAAGATAAAGCTGAAGAAGATGATGAAGAAGAATCGCGCGATGATGAAGATGAAAATATATTCGAAGAATATAATGATGACGATGATGAATTCAATATTGAAGATGATATAAACTTTAACAACCCCAATTCGTCAATGCTTCTTAATTTTGATGATAAAAAACCTGAAAACCTATCAAATAAATTAACCGAAACAAATGATATTGTTAAATGATATATGCGTTGAATCGGAAAGTATGGAAAATTGCTATCCGAAGAAGAAGAAAGAGAATTAGCAATCAAAATGATTAAAGGTGGATTTAGCGGAAAAAGAGCTAGAGATACCCTTATCAATAGAAACTTACGTCTAGTAATCAATAATGCTAAGAAATATAAAAATAGAGGTTTGTCATTCATTGATTTAATTTCAGAAGGTAATGCCGGGATTATGAAAGCAGTGCAAAAGTACGATGTATCAAAAGGATATAAATTTTCTACTTATGCTACATGATGAATAAGACAAGCAATCACTAGAGCAGTTGCTGATCAAGCTAGAACCATAAGGGTTCCAGTTCATATGGTTGAAACAATCAATAAGGTTTCAAAAGTTGAAAGAGAACTTCATCAGGAATTTGGATATGAACCTTCTGATGATGAAATTGCTAATAGAATCGGTGGCGGATTCACAGCTGAAAAAGTAAGATACATAAGAAAAATTAATACTGATCCTATTTCATTAGATAAACAAGTCGGAAAAGAAAATGATTCACAATTTAGCGATTTTGTTAAAGATGATATTATAATTAACCCTGTGGACCACTCTTCCAAAGAAGAGTTTAGTGTCATCTTACGTGAAATGATAAATTGACTTGAACCTGATGAAAAAGAATTGATTTGTAAGCGTTATGGTGTTGGTGAAGATGAAAATGGAATCCCTTATAGAGTACATAGTTTAGAAGAAATAGCAAAATCAAGAAATAATGTTTCAAAAGAAAGAATTAGACAAATCGAAAATAAAATTCTTAGAAAACTTAAAAACCACCCAAAATATGGACCGACTCTTAAAAACTTCGCTTAA
- a CDS encoding HPr family phosphocarrier protein — MKEFTCKIIDPIGLHARPTSLVTAIAAKYKSDAKLSYNGREGNLKSIMNIMALGIKYGSIITIKTSGEDEQESIDAIKKALEDHQLI, encoded by the coding sequence ATGAAAGAATTTACATGTAAAATCATTGATCCAATTGGACTACACGCTCGTCCAACTTCTTTAGTTACTGCAATTGCAGCAAAATATAAATCAGATGCAAAATTATCATATAATGGACGTGAAGGTAATTTAAAATCTATTATGAATATTATGGCTCTTGGCATTAAATATGGATCAATAATTACTATCAAAACATCTGGTGAAGATGAACAAGAATCAATTGATGCAATTAAAAAAGCATTAGAAGACCATCAATTAATTTAA
- a CDS encoding Nif3-like dinuclear metal center hexameric protein, whose protein sequence is MTIKSFIQKLISLYPINCAEIWDPTGYSVKSQQHKKLKGVIFAIDLTNDVLEYAINNDCNLIVTHHPFIFNKTYESEFSNAPYKKAVYQSLKKMQITAFSIHTNYDAAKYGTSYQILKYLKLNNTLFDKDSPKHCAIFENKNTFINLINAFDEVFKFKNAIRTNFEVDDKHIFQKIAILAGSGSIEQINELHKTQNINLFITSDIKWNEWLNYQELNIKILEIPHLVEQVFSWAICEEIKKIYPNEKLYIKNIELPFSNLK, encoded by the coding sequence ATGACTATTAAAAGTTTTATTCAAAAATTAATTAGTTTATATCCGATTAATTGTGCAGAAATTTGAGATCCAACCGGTTACTCAGTAAAATCGCAACAACACAAGAAACTTAAAGGTGTCATATTTGCTATCGATCTTACAAATGATGTATTAGAATATGCAATAAATAATGATTGTAATCTAATAGTTACCCATCATCCTTTTATATTTAATAAAACTTACGAATCGGAATTTTCAAATGCTCCATATAAAAAAGCCGTTTATCAATCTTTAAAAAAAATGCAAATCACAGCATTTTCAATTCATACCAATTATGATGCTGCAAAATATGGAACTTCATATCAAATTCTAAAATATTTAAAACTTAATAATACACTTTTTGATAAAGACTCTCCTAAACATTGTGCAATTTTCGAAAACAAAAACACTTTTATAAATTTAATTAATGCTTTTGATGAAGTTTTTAAATTCAAAAATGCTATAAGAACTAATTTCGAAGTTGATGATAAACATATTTTTCAAAAAATTGCTATACTAGCAGGTTCAGGTTCAATTGAGCAAATTAATGAACTCCACAAAACTCAAAACATTAATCTTTTTATCACAAGTGATATTAAATGAAATGAATGGCTAAATTATCAAGAATTAAATATTAAAATATTAGAAATTCCTCATTTAGTTGAACAAGTATTTTCATGAGCTATATGCGAAGAAATTAAAAAAATTTATCCAAATGAAAAACTATATATTAAAAATATAGAACTACCTTTTTCAAATCTAAAGTAG